TCGTCGGGTCCGGCAATGTCCGCGACCTGCTGGTCATTGAATTCATGTTGAACTGAGAGGCCGGGATGGATCTGATCGCCGATATCCTGCTCGCCGCCGGTGCCCTTGGGGCCGGCTTTTACTGTTTCATCCTGTCGCGGCGCCTGACCCGGTTCACCGACCTGGAAAACGGCGTCGGAGGGGCCGTGGCGGTGCTGTCGGCGCAGGTCGACGACTTGACCCGCACGCTGGCCCAGGCGCGCAAGGCGGCGGGCGAATCCGGCACCCGGCTCGAGGTGCTGACCGATCGCGCCGAAGACGTGGCCAAACGGCTCGAACTGCTGGTGGCCTCGATGCATGACGTTCCGGCGACACCGGCGCAGACCGCGCCGGCCGAACCGGTCGAGCGGGCCGAGCCGATTTTCGTGCGCCATCCGCGCAACGGGGCGTTGCGATGACGGCGCCGGTCCGCAAACCGGGCAAACGCCGCCGCACGCGCGGCGCGCTGGCGGTCATCGGGGGGTTGCTGGTGACTTCGGCGGTCCTGCGGCTGGCTTTGGGCGCCGAGGCCGCTCTGGCGTTGGCGCCCGGCGATGCGGCGTCGGCCGGTCAAGCGCCCGAAGCCCGGGAATGCCGCTCTTCCGACGACATCGCCCCGGTTCTCGCGGCGCTGCAGGCGCGCGAAGACCGGCTGGATGGCCGCGAACGGGATCTCAAGGTGCGTTTGCAGGCCCTGACAGTGGCCGAGACCGAAATCGACCGTAAGCTGGCCGCGCTCGAGGCAGCCGAACAGAAGCTGCGCGCAACGCTGGCCCTGGCCGAAACCGCGGCCGAGGACGACCTGACGCAGCTCACCGATGTCTATTCCAGCATGAAGCCGAAACAGGCCGCCGCGTTGTTCGAGGCGATGGACCCGGCCTTCGCCGCGGGTTTCCTGGGCCGGATGCGGCCCGAGACCGCCGCGACGATCATGGCCGGCCTCAGCCCCGAAACCGCCTATGCCGTGTCGGCGATCCTGGCGGGCCGCAATTCCGAGGTGCCCAAGCCCTGACATGCGCAATGGCCCGGCATGGGCTTTCGCGTCGCGGCCGGCGGGGGGATGTTGCACACACGCCATCGTGACGCGGGTCCGGTCCGTTGGGCCATTGATTTGCAGGGTCCGTTCGGCACAATGGGGTCTGTTTTGAAATGGAAAGACGAGTGCTGCCATGATCACCCGCCGTACATTTGTCGCCGCCGCTGCCGCAACCGCCGCCCTTCCGGCGCAGGCCTTCGAGATCGAACCGGTGTTCCGGCCGCAGCAGGTGCGCATCAAGAAAGACCTTCAGCCCGGCCAGATCCTGATCCTGCCGCGGGCACATTTCCTGTATTACGTGAACGGCCCCGGCCAGGCGATGCGCTATGGCGTCGGCGTCGGCAAGGCGGGTCTCGAATTCACCGGCAACGCCGTCATCCAGGTCAAGAAGGAATGGCCGACCTGGCGCCCGACCGACGAGATGATCGAGCGCGAGCCGCAGCTCTACACCAAGTTCATCGACAACGACTACGTTCAGCCCGGCGGCCCGGAAAACCCCCTGGGCGCGCGGGCGCTCTACCTGTTCCAGAATGGCCGCGACACGTATTTCCGAATCCACGGCACCACCGCGCCCCGATCCATCGGCCGGTCGGTGTCGAACGGCTGTATCCGGATGCTGAACGAACACGTCATTGACCTGTACCAGCGCGTCCCGATCGGCACGCCGGTCACGGTTCTCTGACGGCGCGGCGGCCAGTCCATGGCCGCCTTCGACCTGATCGTGCTCGGCGCCGGCCCGGCCGGTGCCGCGGCGGCGACGGTCGCGGCCCGCGCTGGCCTTGCCGTCGCACTGGTCGACAAGGCCGCGTTTCCGCGTGACAAGCTGTGCGGCGGCGGGCTGACCGGCCGAGCCCTCGGACAGTACCGGCAGATCTTCGAACGCGCCGCGCCGCCGGTTGCGACCGAATGGCGGGCCGAGATCACCTTTCGCGCGTTCGGCACCGATCTTGGCACCCTCGGCGACGTGCCGCCGCTGGCGATGATCATGCGCCGCGCCTTCGATGCGTCGATGGTCGACGACGCGCGGGCCGCGGGGGCAACCCTGTTCACCGGAACCGGACCGACCGGCCTGGACGCGGATACCGGCCGCGTCGACCTCCCCGGCATCCGGCTGAAAGCACCCCTTCTGGTGGCGGCCGACGGGGTCAACAGCCCGGTGGCCCGGGCGCTGTTCGGCGCCGCCTTCGACCGCAACCGGATCGGTTTCGCGCTCGAGGTCGAACAGCCGGATACGGATCGGCCGCTGCGAATCGATTTCGGGGCTGCGGACTGGGGCTATGGCTGGCAGTTTCCGAAAACGACGGGCACGACGATCGGGGTCGGGGGCGTATTGGCCCGCAACACCGACATCAAGTCCCGCCTCGCGGCCTATCTGGCCGATCTCGGAATCGACGATCCGGCGCCCGTGAAGGGCCAGTTCCTGCCCTTCGGCGACTTTCGCCGCCTGCCCGGCAAGGGCCGTGTCCTGCTGGCCGGCGACGCCGCGGGGCTGGTCGACCCGATCACCGGCGAAGGTATCGGCTACGCGTTGGAAAGCGGCGCTCTGGCCGCCCGGGCCGCCGCCGCCGCGCTGGCGGCCGGACGACCCGACGGGGCGCTGCGGCACTACGCAAAGGCGCTTGCACCGGTTCACCGCGCCATCCGCCAGGCCGGTTGGCTGCGCAACCTGATGTTCCGCCCGGCGTTCCGACCCGCCTTCATCCGCAGCTTTCGGCGGTCGCGGAATCTCAAGTTCGCCTATCTCGACGTGATGGCGGGAACGATGGAATACGACCGGCTGCTGCGCCGCATGACCGCCCGGCTGCCGGCCTTCGCCTGGCAAGCGATGGGCGGGAAATGGCCGATCTGAGGCCCATGCGCGTTGAATGCCTAATTCCTGCCCTAATTTCCCGTATTAAGTGTTTCGTAACCTGCGCGCTGCAAGCTGCACCCAAGGGAGCCATGCATGGCGATCATAGCACTGATATTCGGAAGCGTTCTGGGCACCCTGGCGGGCTTGCTCGGCTGGACGCTGTTCGGATTGTCGGTTGGATCGGTGTTGGCGCTTTATCTCGGCACCAGCCTGTCCTTCGTCGTCCTGCCCAGGATTCCCTGCCTGCTGCGCAGCGTGATGCGGCGCGGCGCCCCACAGGTCTGACAGGACCGGCCTGACGCCTTTCCGGGCAAATCGACCGTCACAGCAGAACGTGGATCACCAGCAGGTTCGGAACGATCAGCGCCGCGGCGATGCAGAACAGCTTGGCCAGGTGCGACGCTTTTGCAAAGGCAGAGCTTTCCTCGAGCGCATTGCCATAGGCCAGCGCGGCAAAGACAAGGGCGCCGGCCTGGCCTTCCTCGATGCGCCGGTTGCGCAAGAGCGCGGCCTTGGCCGAAGCATACCGATCTTCCAGCTTTCGCCGCTCTTCGAGGCTTTCCAGGCGGTCATCAACGTTGGACATGGCGTGTCTCCCTTGTTCGGTCGCACCAGATGGCGCGGCGTCGCCGGTTGACAAGGGTCGCGGACGGAACGCGGCGTCAATCCGCCGCGGCGCGGTCGATCAGGCGTTCGACCGCGGGTCCGAGAGCGGCGACAATGCGGGCGACGCCCTCGCGATTGGGATGGATGCCGTCCGCCTGCATGAACCGCGCCAGATCGGCGGGTGCTGCCGGTTCGGCGCCGGGTTCGCGCAACCCGTCGAAAAACGACGGCACCAGCAGGGCGTCATAGCGCTCGGCCAGTTCGGGATACATCGCGTCGAACGCCGCCTTGTAGTCGGGGCCATAGTTGCCGGGCGCCTGCATGCCGACCAGCAAGACCTCGACCCCGGCCTCCTGCGCCACCTGCAGGATGCCGTCCAGATTCCGGCGCGAAAACGCCGGGTCGATGCCGCGCAGCAGGTCGTTGCCGCCCAGCGCCACGATCATCGCGTCGGTGCCGGGACCCAGCGACCAGGCCGCGCGTGACAATCCGCCCGCGGTGGTGTCGCCCGACACGCCCGCGTTGACGACACGCACATCGTGGCCCCGCGCCGCCAGCCACTCGGTCAATTGCGGCACCAGACCGTCCTGGATCGGCAGCCCGTACCCCTCGGTAAGGCTGTCGCCCAGCGCGACGATTTCGACCGGTTCGGCGGCCGCCGGTGCCACGGCCAGCACCCCCGTCAGAACGATTGCCTTGCTGAGAGCACCCCAGGCCCCATATGTGAAAGCACGCAACATCCCGGTGCTCCTTGTCATGTCCGATTCCGTCATTGCCCTTAAAGATGTGAACCTCAGCCTGCAGGGCAATGCCGGCCGGGTGGATATTCTGCACGATATCACCCTCGACGTGCCGCGCGGCACGTCGCTGGGGCTGATCGGGCCCTCCGGG
This sequence is a window from Thalassococcus arenae. Protein-coding genes within it:
- a CDS encoding geranylgeranyl reductase family protein yields the protein MAAFDLIVLGAGPAGAAAATVAARAGLAVALVDKAAFPRDKLCGGGLTGRALGQYRQIFERAAPPVATEWRAEITFRAFGTDLGTLGDVPPLAMIMRRAFDASMVDDARAAGATLFTGTGPTGLDADTGRVDLPGIRLKAPLLVAADGVNSPVARALFGAAFDRNRIGFALEVEQPDTDRPLRIDFGAADWGYGWQFPKTTGTTIGVGGVLARNTDIKSRLAAYLADLGIDDPAPVKGQFLPFGDFRRLPGKGRVLLAGDAAGLVDPITGEGIGYALESGALAARAAAAALAAGRPDGALRHYAKALAPVHRAIRQAGWLRNLMFRPAFRPAFIRSFRRSRNLKFAYLDVMAGTMEYDRLLRRMTARLPAFAWQAMGGKWPI
- a CDS encoding arylesterase, with the protein product MLRAFTYGAWGALSKAIVLTGVLAVAPAAAEPVEIVALGDSLTEGYGLPIQDGLVPQLTEWLAARGHDVRVVNAGVSGDTTAGGLSRAAWSLGPGTDAMIVALGGNDLLRGIDPAFSRRNLDGILQVAQEAGVEVLLVGMQAPGNYGPDYKAAFDAMYPELAERYDALLVPSFFDGLREPGAEPAAPADLARFMQADGIHPNREGVARIVAALGPAVERLIDRAAAD
- a CDS encoding MotE family protein, yielding MTAPVRKPGKRRRTRGALAVIGGLLVTSAVLRLALGAEAALALAPGDAASAGQAPEARECRSSDDIAPVLAALQAREDRLDGRERDLKVRLQALTVAETEIDRKLAALEAAEQKLRATLALAETAAEDDLTQLTDVYSSMKPKQAAALFEAMDPAFAAGFLGRMRPETAATIMAGLSPETAYAVSAILAGRNSEVPKP
- a CDS encoding DUF6468 domain-containing protein, whose amino-acid sequence is MDLIADILLAAGALGAGFYCFILSRRLTRFTDLENGVGGAVAVLSAQVDDLTRTLAQARKAAGESGTRLEVLTDRAEDVAKRLELLVASMHDVPATPAQTAPAEPVERAEPIFVRHPRNGALR
- a CDS encoding L,D-transpeptidase, with the translated sequence MITRRTFVAAAAATAALPAQAFEIEPVFRPQQVRIKKDLQPGQILILPRAHFLYYVNGPGQAMRYGVGVGKAGLEFTGNAVIQVKKEWPTWRPTDEMIEREPQLYTKFIDNDYVQPGGPENPLGARALYLFQNGRDTYFRIHGTTAPRSIGRSVSNGCIRMLNEHVIDLYQRVPIGTPVTVL